In Curtobacterium sp. TC1, the following proteins share a genomic window:
- a CDS encoding alpha/beta hydrolase, with protein sequence MPTFSAARGDASFTDAHGVEIVYSTWRAARPKGIVQIAHGVGEHGLRYEPLAQDLVRAGYTVHANDHRGHGRTGLGQWDGDHAKLGRLGPGGLRAAIAAVEQMGEAARADTPGVPLVLLGHSWGSLMAQRIVNTASESYDGVVLSATAYRLPGWMNSGDLNARHAGSGPTKYEWLTRDRKIIDAMSVDPLAVEADVIGLFGLSDTLRLLGVPRRGIPHDLPMLLQVGSDDALGGPRSVERLAQAYRRRGRLSDVTVQVYEGARHEVYNETNRDEVVADLVAWLDRVTARR encoded by the coding sequence GTGCCCACCTTCTCCGCAGCGCGAGGCGACGCCTCGTTCACCGACGCCCACGGCGTCGAGATCGTCTACTCGACCTGGCGAGCGGCGCGCCCCAAGGGCATCGTGCAGATCGCGCACGGCGTCGGCGAGCACGGGTTGCGGTACGAGCCGTTGGCACAGGACCTCGTCCGCGCCGGGTACACCGTGCACGCGAACGACCACCGCGGGCACGGGCGAACCGGCCTCGGCCAGTGGGACGGCGACCACGCCAAGCTCGGACGGCTCGGACCCGGCGGACTGCGCGCCGCGATCGCTGCCGTCGAGCAGATGGGGGAGGCCGCCCGTGCCGACACCCCCGGCGTGCCGTTGGTGCTGCTCGGGCACTCGTGGGGCTCCCTCATGGCGCAGCGGATCGTGAACACCGCGTCGGAGTCGTACGACGGGGTCGTGCTCTCCGCCACCGCCTACCGGCTGCCCGGGTGGATGAACAGCGGCGACCTCAACGCGCGGCACGCGGGCTCCGGGCCGACCAAGTACGAGTGGCTCACCCGCGACCGGAAGATCATCGATGCGATGTCCGTCGACCCGCTCGCCGTCGAGGCCGACGTCATCGGGCTGTTCGGCCTGTCCGACACACTCCGGCTGCTCGGGGTGCCGCGTCGGGGGATCCCGCACGACCTGCCGATGCTGCTGCAGGTCGGCTCCGACGACGCCCTCGGTGGGCCGCGATCGGTCGAGCGGCTGGCGCAGGCCTACCGGCGGCGCGGACGGCTGTCCGACGTCACGGTCCAGGTGTACGAGGGCGCGCGGCACGAGGTCTACAACGAGACGAACCGCGACGA
- a CDS encoding SDR family NAD(P)-dependent oxidoreductase — protein sequence MSEFEGKVAIVTGGGSGIGESVAKELAAAGATVVVTDIKKDAADRVAAEITEAGGTASAFEANSAVASDNERMVQYAVDTHGALHLAVNNAGIGAAPQKIGEYDIAAWDRVRAVDLDGVFYGLRYELPAMVAAGGGAIVNMASVLGTVGIAQNAAYVASKHALAGLTKVAALEYSAQGVRTNAVGPGFIDTPLLRNAMTPEAISALEEEHATKRLGTDKEVAALVLFLLSDKASFITGSYHLVDGGYSAH from the coding sequence ATGTCCGAGTTCGAGGGCAAGGTCGCCATCGTCACCGGTGGTGGCAGCGGCATCGGCGAGTCCGTCGCGAAGGAGCTCGCCGCGGCGGGCGCCACGGTCGTCGTCACCGACATCAAGAAGGACGCTGCTGACCGCGTCGCCGCCGAGATCACGGAGGCCGGCGGGACCGCCAGCGCGTTCGAGGCCAACTCCGCCGTCGCCTCCGACAACGAGCGCATGGTCCAGTACGCCGTCGACACCCACGGCGCGCTGCACCTCGCCGTGAACAACGCCGGCATCGGCGCCGCCCCGCAGAAGATCGGTGAGTACGACATCGCCGCCTGGGACCGTGTCCGCGCGGTCGACCTCGACGGCGTCTTCTACGGCCTCCGCTACGAACTGCCCGCGATGGTCGCCGCCGGCGGTGGTGCGATCGTGAACATGGCGTCGGTGCTCGGCACGGTCGGCATCGCGCAGAACGCCGCGTACGTCGCATCGAAGCACGCGCTCGCCGGCCTCACCAAGGTCGCCGCGCTCGAGTACTCGGCGCAGGGCGTCCGCACCAACGCCGTCGGCCCGGGCTTCATCGACACCCCGCTGCTCCGCAACGCCATGACGCCCGAGGCCATCTCGGCGCTGGAGGAGGAGCACGCCACGAAGCGCCTCGGCACCGACAAGGAGGTCGCCGCGCTCGTGCTGTTCCTGCTGAGCGACAAGGCCTCGTTCATCACGGGCAGCTACCACCTGGTCGACGGCGGGTACTCCGCGCACTGA
- a CDS encoding inorganic phosphate transporter: MDVLVIVVLVIVVALVFDFTNGFHDTANAMATSVATGALKPRTAVLISAVLNVVGAFLSTEVAKTVSQGIIREGQDGVHISPTMIFAGLVGAVLWNLATWYLGLPSSSTHALFGGLIGASIIGAGLNSVDWATVVSKVVLPALVSPVIAGVIALVATYLAYTLTKNATTHGAATGFRHGQTVSASLVSLAHGTNDAQKTMGVITLTLIAANYQDGGTGPALWVILACGLAIGLGTYMGGWRIMQTVGKKISDVQSPQGFAAETSSAATILISSHLGFALSTTHVTSGSVIGSGLGKKLADVHWSVVGRIVVAWVITLPAAAVVGGLATWLASTSVIGLVLVAVLALAGGLTFYALAKRKPISHDDVAAGSTEPTDQAEPQPAGAQN; encoded by the coding sequence ATGGACGTCCTCGTCATCGTCGTGCTCGTGATCGTGGTGGCCCTCGTGTTCGACTTCACGAACGGGTTCCACGACACCGCCAACGCCATGGCCACGTCGGTCGCCACGGGGGCGCTCAAGCCCCGGACCGCCGTGCTCATCTCCGCCGTCCTCAACGTGGTCGGCGCGTTCCTCTCCACCGAGGTCGCCAAGACCGTCTCGCAGGGCATCATCCGCGAGGGCCAGGACGGCGTCCACATCTCCCCCACGATGATCTTCGCCGGGCTGGTGGGCGCAGTCCTCTGGAACCTCGCCACCTGGTACCTCGGGCTGCCGTCGTCGTCGACGCACGCGCTGTTCGGCGGGCTGATCGGCGCATCGATCATCGGCGCCGGGCTGAACTCGGTCGACTGGGCGACGGTGGTGTCGAAGGTCGTGCTGCCGGCACTGGTCTCCCCCGTGATCGCCGGGGTGATCGCACTGGTGGCGACGTACTTGGCGTACACGCTCACCAAGAACGCGACGACGCACGGTGCGGCGACGGGGTTCCGGCACGGGCAGACCGTCTCGGCGTCGCTGGTGTCGCTGGCGCACGGCACGAACGACGCGCAGAAGACGATGGGTGTGATCACGCTGACGCTCATCGCCGCGAACTACCAGGACGGCGGCACCGGCCCGGCGCTCTGGGTGATCCTCGCCTGCGGACTCGCGATCGGCCTCGGCACCTACATGGGTGGCTGGCGCATCATGCAGACCGTCGGCAAGAAGATCTCCGACGTGCAGTCGCCGCAGGGCTTCGCCGCCGAGACGAGCTCGGCGGCGACGATCCTCATCTCGTCGCACCTCGGCTTCGCCCTGTCGACGACGCACGTCACCAGCGGGTCGGTGATCGGGTCCGGGCTCGGCAAGAAGCTCGCCGACGTGCACTGGTCGGTCGTCGGCCGCATCGTCGTCGCGTGGGTGATCACGCTGCCGGCGGCCGCGGTGGTCGGCGGGTTGGCGACCTGGCTCGCCTCGACCTCGGTGATCGGCCTCGTGCTGGTGGCGGTGCTCGCCCTGGCCGGCGGGCTGACCTTCTACGCCCTCGCCAAGCGCAAGCCGATCTCGCACGACGACGTCGCCGCCGGATCGACCGAACCCACCGACCAAGCCGAGCCGCAGCCGGCCGGCGCGCAGAACTGA
- a CDS encoding MarR family winged helix-turn-helix transcriptional regulator, with product MTDATDLRIAVNRLSRTLRAQKADTTVTDAQFAALARLHRDGAMTLADLSRQDGVTPPSMTKTIAVLVERGLVSKGGHDDDRRKVVLCATPAGAAFVEETRRRRDDWLTPRLAALTPVERATLADATEIMRRLAQQ from the coding sequence GTGACCGACGCCACCGACCTCCGCATCGCCGTGAACCGGCTGTCCCGGACGCTGCGCGCGCAGAAGGCCGACACGACCGTCACCGATGCCCAGTTCGCGGCGCTTGCCCGGCTGCACCGGGACGGCGCGATGACCCTGGCCGACCTGAGCCGCCAGGACGGCGTCACCCCGCCCTCGATGACGAAGACCATCGCGGTCCTGGTCGAGCGCGGCCTCGTCTCGAAGGGCGGCCACGACGACGACCGCCGCAAGGTCGTCCTCTGCGCCACCCCCGCCGGAGCCGCGTTCGTCGAGGAGACCCGTCGGCGCCGGGACGACTGGCTCACCCCACGACTGGCCGCACTCACCCCCGTCGAGCGCGCCACCCTCGCCGACGCCACCGAGATCATGAGGAGGCTGGCCCAGCAGTGA